The Austwickia sp. genome includes a region encoding these proteins:
- a CDS encoding ABC transporter ATP-binding protein, giving the protein MLTKVLRDHLRPYRGYLTAVAVLQLIGTIASLYLPSLNADIIDNGVAKGDTAYIWRVSVFMLVASLVQATCQIAAVWNGAHAAMGMGRDIRANLFGRVMSFSAREVNHFGAPSLITRTTNDVQQLQQLVVMGCFILVGAPIMMVGGVIMALREDVGLSWLVAVAVPLLAISILLVVRQMVPLFRQMQTRIDAVNRVMREQITGIRVVRAFVREDHERSRFGAANQALTETGLGVGRLMVLMFPIVMLIMNLSTTAVIWFGGHRVDSGDMQVGALFAYMSYLIQILMSVMMATMVATMVPRAAVSAERIGEVLDTESSVLAPVAPVRVGQAHGLVELDGVEFTYPGADAPVLQDITFVARPGTTTAVIGSTGAGKTTLVNLLPRLFDATGGRVLVDGVDVRDLDPEDLWRRVAIVPQRPYLFSGTVASNLRYGNPDATDEQLWAALRVAQAEDFVRRMDGGLAAPIAQGGTNVSGGQRQRLCIARALVAEPEIYLFDDSFSALDLATDARLRAALRPLTREATVLIVAQRVSTIADADQIVVLDVGRVVGIGRHEELLATCPTYAEIVQSQLGVEEAA; this is encoded by the coding sequence ATGCTGACCAAGGTCCTGCGCGACCATCTGCGCCCCTACCGGGGATACCTGACCGCCGTCGCGGTGCTGCAGCTGATCGGGACGATCGCGTCGCTCTATCTGCCCAGCCTCAACGCCGACATCATCGACAACGGCGTGGCCAAGGGCGACACGGCGTACATCTGGCGCGTCTCCGTCTTCATGCTCGTCGCCAGCCTCGTGCAGGCCACCTGCCAGATCGCCGCCGTGTGGAACGGCGCGCACGCGGCGATGGGCATGGGCCGGGACATCCGCGCCAACCTGTTCGGGCGGGTCATGTCGTTCAGCGCCCGCGAGGTGAACCACTTCGGCGCCCCGTCGCTGATCACGCGGACCACCAACGACGTCCAGCAGCTCCAGCAGCTCGTCGTCATGGGCTGCTTCATCCTGGTGGGCGCGCCGATCATGATGGTCGGCGGCGTGATCATGGCCCTGCGCGAGGACGTCGGGCTGTCCTGGCTCGTGGCGGTCGCCGTGCCGCTGCTGGCGATCTCGATCCTGCTGGTCGTGCGCCAGATGGTGCCGCTGTTCCGGCAGATGCAGACCCGCATCGACGCGGTGAACCGGGTCATGCGCGAACAGATCACCGGCATCCGGGTGGTGCGCGCGTTCGTGCGGGAGGACCACGAGCGGTCCCGGTTCGGGGCCGCCAACCAGGCGCTCACCGAGACCGGCCTGGGCGTCGGGCGCCTGATGGTCCTGATGTTCCCGATCGTCATGCTCATCATGAACCTGTCCACCACCGCGGTGATCTGGTTCGGCGGGCACCGCGTGGACAGCGGAGACATGCAGGTGGGGGCCCTGTTCGCGTACATGAGCTATCTCATCCAGATCCTCATGTCGGTGATGATGGCGACGATGGTCGCGACCATGGTGCCGCGCGCCGCGGTCTCCGCCGAGCGGATCGGGGAGGTGCTGGACACCGAGTCGAGCGTGCTTGCTCCCGTCGCGCCCGTGCGGGTCGGACAGGCGCACGGGCTCGTGGAGCTGGACGGGGTCGAGTTCACCTACCCCGGCGCTGACGCTCCCGTGCTGCAGGACATCACGTTCGTCGCGCGCCCCGGCACGACCACGGCGGTCATCGGCAGCACCGGCGCCGGCAAGACCACGCTGGTCAACCTGCTGCCCCGCCTGTTCGACGCGACGGGCGGGCGGGTCCTGGTCGACGGCGTCGATGTGCGCGACCTGGACCCCGAAGACCTCTGGCGGCGTGTGGCGATCGTGCCGCAGCGCCCGTACCTCTTCTCCGGCACCGTGGCGAGCAACCTGCGCTACGGCAACCCGGACGCCACCGACGAGCAGCTCTGGGCGGCCCTGCGGGTCGCGCAGGCCGAGGACTTCGTTCGGCGGATGGACGGCGGCCTGGCGGCGCCGATCGCTCAGGGCGGCACCAACGTCTCCGGCGGGCAGCGGCAGCGGCTCTGCATCGCGCGTGCCCTCGTGGCCGAGCCCGAGATCTACCTGTTCGACGACAGCTTCAGCGCGCTGGACCTGGCCACGGACGCGCGGCTGCGGGCGGCGCTGCGGCCGCTGACCCGCGAGGCGACCGTGCTGATCGTGGCGCAGCGGGTCTCGACCATCGCGGACGCCGACCAGATCGTGGTGCTCGACGTGGGCCGGGTCGTCGGGATCGGCCGGCACGAGGAGTTGCTGGCGACCTGCCCGACGTACGCCGAGATCGTCCAGTCCCAGCTCGGCGTGGAGGAGGCGGCGTGA